From one Meles meles chromosome 18, mMelMel3.1 paternal haplotype, whole genome shotgun sequence genomic stretch:
- the COG1 gene encoding conserved oligomeric Golgi complex subunit 1 isoform X1 — MAAAAASPALKRLDLRDPAALFETHGAEEIRGLERQVRAEIEHKKEELRQMVGERYRDLIEAADTIGQMRRCAEGLVDAVKATDQYCARLRQAGSAVPRPPREPQPQQPSQEKFYSMAAQIKLLLEIPEKIWSSMEASQYLHATQLYLLCGRLHNLLQLDSSGSRYSPVLSRFPILIRQVAAASHFRSTILHESKMLLKCQAVSDQAVAEALCSIMLLEESSPRQALTDFLLARKAAIQKLLDQPHHGAGIKAQICSLVELLATTLNQAHALFYTLPEGQLPDPTLPCGLLFSTLETITGQHPPGKGTGVLQEMKLCSWFKHLPASVVQFQPALRTLAQPISQEYLRDTLQRWIHMCNEDIKNGITNLLMYVKSMKGLAGVRDAIWELLSNESTSHSWELICQRLLEKPLLFWEDLMQQLFLDRLQTLTEEGFDSISTSSKELLVSALQELEGNASSSSSNKHIHFEHNMSLFLWSESPQDLPPDAAWVSVAHRGHLASSGLSMKAQAISPCVQNFCSALDSKLKVKLEDLLAYLPSADASLPKDISPAPAKGCAFDRYADAGTVRETLQTHSVACIKHITERIQAELQGAERAMQGQQDVLGGVKLPAVLFMARLCQSLGDLCPHLKQCILGKSGSSEKPARDPRALKKQGKGKTQEIIPVQTKWQEVKELLLRQSVMGYRVWSSAVVKVLAHRFTQSLLLDDAGSVLAAATSWDELEIQEEAESGHSVTSTIRLPVQPSWYVQSFLFSLCQEINRVGGHALPKVTVQEMLKSCVVQLVAAYEKLAEEKQVKKEGAFPMTQNRALQLLYDLRCLSVVLTARGEEVKSGRNRQDSRLEKVADYLESLIDPFDLDVFTPHLNSNLNRLVQRTSVLFGLVTGTENPFTPRSCTFNSQEPHNILPLASSQIRFGLLPLSMTSARKAKSTSRSMETKAQVVPPALSQAGDPAQPGSLFRQLVSEEEDASTPSLFKLGWLSSMTK; from the exons ATGGCGGCTGCGGCCGCTTCCCCCGCGCTGAAGCGGCTGGATCTGCGCGACCCCGCGGCGCTTTTCGAGACACATGGAGCGGAGGAAATCCGGGGGTTGGAGCGCCAGGTTCGGGCCGAGATCGAGCACAAGAAAGAGGAGCTGCGGCAAATGGTGGGCGAGCGGTACCGCGACCTGATCGAGGCGGCCGACACCATCGGCCAGATGCGCCGCTGCGCCGAGGGGCTGGTGGACGCCGTGAAGGCCACCGACCAATACTGCGCCCGACTCCGCCAGGCTGGCTCGGCCGTCCCCCGACCCCCACGAGAGCCGCAG CCCCAGCAGCCATCGCAGGAGAAGTTCTACAGCATGGCTGCCCAGATCAAGCTACTCTTAGAAATTCCTGAGAAGATCTGGAGCTCAATGGAGGCCTCCCAGTATCTCCACGCCACACAGCTCTACCTGCTCTGCGGCCGCCTTCACAACCTGCTCCAGCTGGATTCCTCTGGTTCCCGATACAGCCCGGTCCTCTCACGATTCCCCATACTCATCCGGCAGGTCGCTGCAGCCAGCCACTTCCG gTCAACTATTCTGCATGAAAGTAAGATGCTGCTCAAATGCCAAGCCGTGTCTGACCAAGCTGTAGCTGAGGCCCTGTGCTCCATAATGCTCTTGGAAGAGAGTTCTCCTCGCCAAGCCCTAACAGACTTCCTGTTGGCCAGAAAGGCAGCTATTCAGAAACTACTCGACCAGCCGCACCATG GTGCCGGCATCAAGGCCCAGATTTGCTCATTAGTGGAGCTGCTGGCTACCACTTTGAACCAAGCTCATGCTCTTTTCTACACTTTACCAGAAGGTCAGCTGCCAGATCCAACCCTGCCATGTGGCTTGCTCTTCTCAACTCTGGAGACCATCACAGGCCAGCATCCTCCCG GAAAGGGCACCGGCGTTCTGCAGGAGATGAAACTCTGCAGCTGGTTCAAACACCTGCCAGCGTCCGTCGTCCAGTTCCAGCCGGCGCTCCGGACGCTCGCGCAGCCCATCAGCCAGGAGTACCTGAGAGACACGCTGCAGAGATGGATCCACAT GTGTAATGAAGACATTAAAAACGGGATCACCAACCTGCTTATGTATGTGAAGAGCATGAAAGGTCTCGCAGGGGTCCGCGATGCCATATGGGAACTACTTAGCAACGAATCCACCAGTCACAGCTGGGAGCTGATATGTCAGCGGCTTCTCGAGAAGCCACTCTTGTTCTGGGAGGATCTGATGCAGCAGCTGTTCCTTGACCGATTACAG ACTCTGACTGAAGAAGGCTTTGACTCCATCTCCACCAGCTCCAAGGAGCTGCTCGTCTCAGCCCTGCAGGAGCTCGAGGGCAACGCCAGCAGCTCCAGTTCAAATAAGCACATCCACTTTGAGCACAACATGTCTCTCTTCCTGTGGTCCGAGAGCCCCCAAGACCTGCCTCCCGACGCTGCCTGGGTGAGCGTGGCACACCGAGGGCACTTGGCCAGCAGCGGGCTCTCCATGAAGGCACAGGCCATTAGCCCTTGTGTCCAGAACTTCTGCTCTGCCCTGGATTCTAAACTGAAGGTCAAGCTGGAGGACCTCCTGGCTTACCTCCCCTCGGCGGACGCGTCTCTGCCCAAGGATATCTCCCCCGCGCCGGCCAAGGGCTGTGCCTTCGACAGGTACGCGGATGCGGGGACGGTGCGGGAGACGCTGCAGACCCACTCGGTGGCGTGCATCAAGCACATCACAGAGCGCATCCAGGCAGAGCTGCAGGGCGCCGAGCGGGCCATGCAGGGGCAGCAGGATGTCCTCGGCGGTGTCAAGTTGCCTGCGGTCCTCTTCATGGCCAGACTCTGCCAGTCTCTGGGAGACCTGTGTCCCCATCTGAAGCAGTGCATTTTGGGAAAGTCAGGGAGCTCCGAGAAACCAGCAAgggatcccagggctctgaaaAAACAAGGAAAGGGGAAAACACAGGAAATAATTCCCGTGCAGACCAAGTGGCAGGAAGTTAAGGAACTCCTCCTCCGGCAGAGCGTGATGGGCTACCGTGTCTGGAGCTCCGCGGTTGTGAAG GTTTTGGCTCATAGATTCACCCAGTCGTTACTTTTGGATGATGCCGGCTCAGTCCTGGCCGCAGCCACCAGCTGGGATGAACTGGAAATCCAAGAGGAAGCCGAGTCTGGCCACAGTGTTACATCCACAATCCGACTCCCTGTACAG CCATCCTGGTACGTCCAGTCCTTCCTGTTTAGCCTCTGCCAGGAAATTAATCGGGTTGGAGGCCACGCTTTGCCAAAAGTGACAGTGCAGGAGATGCTGAAAAGCTGTGTGGTCCAGCTGGTAGCTGCCTATGAGAAACTTGCAGAAGAAAAACAGGTGAAG AAAGAAGGCGCCTTCCCGATGACCCAGAATCGGGCCCTGCAGCTGCTCTATGATCTGCGCTGTCTCAGCGTTGTTCTGACGGCCAGGGGTGAGGAGGTGAAGAGTGGCCGCAACAGACAAGACTCCAG ACTTGAGAAAGTGGCTGACTATCTGGAGTCGCTCATTGACCCATTTGACCTGGATGTTTTCACGCCGCACCTCAACAGCAACCTTAACCGCCTGGTGCAGCGAACTTCT GTTCTGTTCGGACTGGTCACTGGAACAGAGAATCCTTTCACCCCCCGGAGCTGCACATTCAACTCGCAAGAACCCCATAACATACTGCCCCTGGCGTCGAGTCAGATCAG GTTTGGCCTTCTTCCACTGAGCATGACAAGTGCCCGAAAGGCCAAATCAACCAGCAGAAGCATGGAAACCAAAGCCCAG GTTGTCCCCCCGGCACTCTCCCAAGCGGGTGACCCAGCGCAGCCTGGCTCCTTGTTCCGACAGCTGGTCAGTGAGGAAGAAGACGCGTCCACGCCTTCGTTGTTCAAGCTAGGTTGGCTCTCTAGTATGACTAAATAA
- the COG1 gene encoding conserved oligomeric Golgi complex subunit 1 isoform X2, whose product MLLKCQAVSDQAVAEALCSIMLLEESSPRQALTDFLLARKAAIQKLLDQPHHGAGIKAQICSLVELLATTLNQAHALFYTLPEGQLPDPTLPCGLLFSTLETITGQHPPGKGTGVLQEMKLCSWFKHLPASVVQFQPALRTLAQPISQEYLRDTLQRWIHMCNEDIKNGITNLLMYVKSMKGLAGVRDAIWELLSNESTSHSWELICQRLLEKPLLFWEDLMQQLFLDRLQTLTEEGFDSISTSSKELLVSALQELEGNASSSSSNKHIHFEHNMSLFLWSESPQDLPPDAAWVSVAHRGHLASSGLSMKAQAISPCVQNFCSALDSKLKVKLEDLLAYLPSADASLPKDISPAPAKGCAFDRYADAGTVRETLQTHSVACIKHITERIQAELQGAERAMQGQQDVLGGVKLPAVLFMARLCQSLGDLCPHLKQCILGKSGSSEKPARDPRALKKQGKGKTQEIIPVQTKWQEVKELLLRQSVMGYRVWSSAVVKVLAHRFTQSLLLDDAGSVLAAATSWDELEIQEEAESGHSVTSTIRLPVQPSWYVQSFLFSLCQEINRVGGHALPKVTVQEMLKSCVVQLVAAYEKLAEEKQVKKEGAFPMTQNRALQLLYDLRCLSVVLTARGEEVKSGRNRQDSRLEKVADYLESLIDPFDLDVFTPHLNSNLNRLVQRTSVLFGLVTGTENPFTPRSCTFNSQEPHNILPLASSQIRFGLLPLSMTSARKAKSTSRSMETKAQVVPPALSQAGDPAQPGSLFRQLVSEEEDASTPSLFKLGWLSSMTK is encoded by the exons ATGCTGCTCAAATGCCAAGCCGTGTCTGACCAAGCTGTAGCTGAGGCCCTGTGCTCCATAATGCTCTTGGAAGAGAGTTCTCCTCGCCAAGCCCTAACAGACTTCCTGTTGGCCAGAAAGGCAGCTATTCAGAAACTACTCGACCAGCCGCACCATG GTGCCGGCATCAAGGCCCAGATTTGCTCATTAGTGGAGCTGCTGGCTACCACTTTGAACCAAGCTCATGCTCTTTTCTACACTTTACCAGAAGGTCAGCTGCCAGATCCAACCCTGCCATGTGGCTTGCTCTTCTCAACTCTGGAGACCATCACAGGCCAGCATCCTCCCG GAAAGGGCACCGGCGTTCTGCAGGAGATGAAACTCTGCAGCTGGTTCAAACACCTGCCAGCGTCCGTCGTCCAGTTCCAGCCGGCGCTCCGGACGCTCGCGCAGCCCATCAGCCAGGAGTACCTGAGAGACACGCTGCAGAGATGGATCCACAT GTGTAATGAAGACATTAAAAACGGGATCACCAACCTGCTTATGTATGTGAAGAGCATGAAAGGTCTCGCAGGGGTCCGCGATGCCATATGGGAACTACTTAGCAACGAATCCACCAGTCACAGCTGGGAGCTGATATGTCAGCGGCTTCTCGAGAAGCCACTCTTGTTCTGGGAGGATCTGATGCAGCAGCTGTTCCTTGACCGATTACAG ACTCTGACTGAAGAAGGCTTTGACTCCATCTCCACCAGCTCCAAGGAGCTGCTCGTCTCAGCCCTGCAGGAGCTCGAGGGCAACGCCAGCAGCTCCAGTTCAAATAAGCACATCCACTTTGAGCACAACATGTCTCTCTTCCTGTGGTCCGAGAGCCCCCAAGACCTGCCTCCCGACGCTGCCTGGGTGAGCGTGGCACACCGAGGGCACTTGGCCAGCAGCGGGCTCTCCATGAAGGCACAGGCCATTAGCCCTTGTGTCCAGAACTTCTGCTCTGCCCTGGATTCTAAACTGAAGGTCAAGCTGGAGGACCTCCTGGCTTACCTCCCCTCGGCGGACGCGTCTCTGCCCAAGGATATCTCCCCCGCGCCGGCCAAGGGCTGTGCCTTCGACAGGTACGCGGATGCGGGGACGGTGCGGGAGACGCTGCAGACCCACTCGGTGGCGTGCATCAAGCACATCACAGAGCGCATCCAGGCAGAGCTGCAGGGCGCCGAGCGGGCCATGCAGGGGCAGCAGGATGTCCTCGGCGGTGTCAAGTTGCCTGCGGTCCTCTTCATGGCCAGACTCTGCCAGTCTCTGGGAGACCTGTGTCCCCATCTGAAGCAGTGCATTTTGGGAAAGTCAGGGAGCTCCGAGAAACCAGCAAgggatcccagggctctgaaaAAACAAGGAAAGGGGAAAACACAGGAAATAATTCCCGTGCAGACCAAGTGGCAGGAAGTTAAGGAACTCCTCCTCCGGCAGAGCGTGATGGGCTACCGTGTCTGGAGCTCCGCGGTTGTGAAG GTTTTGGCTCATAGATTCACCCAGTCGTTACTTTTGGATGATGCCGGCTCAGTCCTGGCCGCAGCCACCAGCTGGGATGAACTGGAAATCCAAGAGGAAGCCGAGTCTGGCCACAGTGTTACATCCACAATCCGACTCCCTGTACAG CCATCCTGGTACGTCCAGTCCTTCCTGTTTAGCCTCTGCCAGGAAATTAATCGGGTTGGAGGCCACGCTTTGCCAAAAGTGACAGTGCAGGAGATGCTGAAAAGCTGTGTGGTCCAGCTGGTAGCTGCCTATGAGAAACTTGCAGAAGAAAAACAGGTGAAG AAAGAAGGCGCCTTCCCGATGACCCAGAATCGGGCCCTGCAGCTGCTCTATGATCTGCGCTGTCTCAGCGTTGTTCTGACGGCCAGGGGTGAGGAGGTGAAGAGTGGCCGCAACAGACAAGACTCCAG ACTTGAGAAAGTGGCTGACTATCTGGAGTCGCTCATTGACCCATTTGACCTGGATGTTTTCACGCCGCACCTCAACAGCAACCTTAACCGCCTGGTGCAGCGAACTTCT GTTCTGTTCGGACTGGTCACTGGAACAGAGAATCCTTTCACCCCCCGGAGCTGCACATTCAACTCGCAAGAACCCCATAACATACTGCCCCTGGCGTCGAGTCAGATCAG GTTTGGCCTTCTTCCACTGAGCATGACAAGTGCCCGAAAGGCCAAATCAACCAGCAGAAGCATGGAAACCAAAGCCCAG GTTGTCCCCCCGGCACTCTCCCAAGCGGGTGACCCAGCGCAGCCTGGCTCCTTGTTCCGACAGCTGGTCAGTGAGGAAGAAGACGCGTCCACGCCTTCGTTGTTCAAGCTAGGTTGGCTCTCTAGTATGACTAAATAA